In one uncultured Cohaesibacter sp. genomic region, the following are encoded:
- the rplM gene encoding 50S ribosomal protein L13 has protein sequence MKTFSANPSNIEKKWILIDAEGLVLGRLASLIAMRLRGKHKATFTPHMDCGDNVIVINADKVKLTGRKYENKKYYWHTGHPGGIKERTARQIIEGKFPERVIQKAVQRMMPGGPLTRTQLSNLRVYAGDKHPHEAQTPETLDVKSLNTKNARA, from the coding sequence ATGAAAACTTTTTCTGCAAACCCTTCTAACATCGAGAAGAAATGGATTCTCATCGATGCAGAAGGTCTGGTGCTTGGTCGCCTTGCCTCGCTCATCGCGATGCGCCTGCGCGGCAAGCATAAAGCCACCTTCACTCCGCATATGGATTGCGGCGACAATGTTATCGTCATCAATGCTGACAAGGTGAAACTAACCGGTCGCAAGTACGAAAACAAAAAATATTACTGGCACACCGGTCATCCGGGCGGCATCAAGGAGCGCACTGCGCGCCAGATCATCGAGGGCAAATTCCCCGAGCGCGTGATCCAGAAAGCTGTTCAGCGCATGATGCCGGGCGGTCCTCTGACCCGCACCCAGCTGTCCAACCTGCGTGTCTACGCTGGTGACAAGCATCCGCATGAAGCCCAGACCCCTGAGACTCTGGACGTCAAATCCTTGAACACCAAGAACGCGAGGGCCTAA
- a CDS encoding aminoglycoside phosphotransferase family protein has product MITNHETVRQSLFWLRDEETGQDWLDRLPETVSRALFQWGLEVAGAPYGGGSVSLVLPVVRRGGGPLMVLKIQWPHRECRDEAAALRIWGGNGAIYLLDHDPIHHALLLEACRPGTFLAGGERDPMAVYIDILPRLWVTTDEPVRCLKDEARMWMKHLRHVRNKRPADRKQKIDCALAWGKRLVETQGEQVLLHQDLHGHNILAAERMPWLAIDPKPLIGEREFALASIVRSFEFGHSKEAALSRLNRLSDSLGLDRQRALGWTILQTVAWCQNSPHEEMHCQTVTWLMEEGGCLQT; this is encoded by the coding sequence ATGATTACGAACCACGAAACAGTGCGTCAGTCACTGTTCTGGCTCAGGGATGAGGAAACCGGGCAAGACTGGCTGGACCGGCTGCCCGAGACAGTGTCTCGCGCGCTTTTCCAATGGGGACTGGAAGTCGCCGGAGCGCCCTATGGCGGCGGGTCCGTCTCTCTGGTTTTGCCTGTCGTGCGTCGCGGAGGCGGGCCCCTGATGGTGCTGAAGATTCAGTGGCCACACCGGGAATGCCGCGACGAAGCTGCAGCCCTGCGCATCTGGGGCGGCAACGGCGCCATATATCTTCTCGATCATGATCCCATCCACCACGCCCTGCTTCTCGAAGCCTGCCGTCCGGGCACGTTTCTGGCCGGAGGTGAGCGGGATCCGATGGCGGTCTATATAGACATTCTACCGCGCCTGTGGGTGACGACAGACGAGCCCGTTCGATGCCTGAAGGACGAAGCCCGCATGTGGATGAAACACCTAAGGCATGTCCGCAACAAGCGCCCCGCCGACCGGAAACAGAAGATCGATTGCGCCCTTGCGTGGGGCAAGCGGTTGGTCGAGACTCAGGGCGAGCAGGTGTTGTTGCATCAGGATCTGCACGGCCACAACATCCTTGCGGCTGAGAGAATGCCCTGGCTCGCGATTGATCCCAAGCCCCTGATTGGAGAGCGGGAGTTCGCGCTGGCCTCGATTGTCAGGAGCTTCGAATTCGGCCATAGCAAGGAAGCTGCGCTATCTCGGCTCAACCGGCTCAGCGACTCTCTCGGGCTGGACCGGCAAAGGGCCTTGGGTTGGACAATCCTGCAAACCGTCGCCTGGTGCCAGAACAGCCCCCATGAAGAAATGCATTGCCAGACCGTGACATGGCTGATGGAGGAGGGCGGCTGCCTTCAGACCTGA